The Temnothorax longispinosus isolate EJ_2023e unplaced genomic scaffold, Tlon_JGU_v1 HiC_scaffold_19, whole genome shotgun sequence genome has a segment encoding these proteins:
- the LOC139823845 gene encoding craniofacial development protein 2-like has product MSNSKTKLPQASKAGRSESHTDTSVCLMDSGGGTNSMNGRKRKRNTEHKRTKKTLYIASYNIRTMRLEEHLINLENELENIKWNVLGISETRLNGKAVTIMKSGHMLLQKNSDIDSHIGGVALLIHKKLKHLMTKIKAISDRVIYVVLRLNNKCSIQIIQAYAPTSALTEEDIEQFYEDLTAAKSAEKTKFTIITGDFNAKIGAMTQADSQYIGAFGLSTRNPRGQVMMDFLSKEKIYCLNTFFKKHPRRKWTWRSPDSTIKNEIDYVLATDKRICVDVSTLNRFDTGSDHRLVRAKVLVDTRLERKRLMNKKVRLTLAELRGKEEEYKTTLKQKLKPTEKLQELELRCQHKSQTASEVP; this is encoded by the coding sequence TCGAAAACAAAATTACCCCAGGCGAGTAAAGCGGGACGCTCGGAATCTCACACTGACACGTCAGTCTGCCTCATGGATTCTGGGGGAGGCACAAATTCGATGAATGGAAGGAAACGAAAACGGAATACGGAACACAAGCGTACCAAGAAGACCCTCTACATTGCGTCGTATAACATTCGCACAATGAGACTCGAAGAACATCTGATCAACCTCGAAAATGAATTAGAAAACATCAAGTGGAACGTCCTCGGAATAAGCGAGACCAGGCTGAATGGGAAAGCGGTCACAATCATGAAATCTGGACATATGCTTCTTCAAAAGAACTCTGACATAGATTCACACATCGGAGGTGTGGCCCTgctaattcataaaaaattgaaacaccTTATGACCAAAATCAAAGCTATATCGGACAGGGTAATTTATGTAGTGCTAAGACTTAATAACAAGTGCAGCATACAAATAATACAGGCCTACGCACCAACTTCAGCTTTGACAGAGGAAGACATTGAGCAGTTCTATGAAGACCTGACAGCAGCAAAAAGTGCGGAAAAGACCAAGTTTACCATTATAACTGGTGACTTTAATGCTAAAATTGGAGCGATGACCCAGGCGGACTCACAGTACATCGGTGCCTTTGGTCTGAGCACGAGAAACCCAAGGGGACAAGTGATGATGGACTTCCTGagcaaagagaaaatatactGCTTAAACACCTTCTTTAAAAAGCATCCCAGAAGGAAGTGGACATGGAGAAGTCCGGACAGCACTATCAAAAACGAAATAGACTACGTGCTAGCCACTGACAAGCGCATTTGTGTAGATGTGTCAACCTTAAATCGTTTCGACACGGGCAGCGACCACAGGTTGGTGAGAGCAAAAGTCTTAGTAGATACTCGGCTCGAGAGGAAACGTCTCATGAATAAAAAGGTCAGGCTAACATTAGCAGAGCTGAGAGGGAAGGAAGAAGAATATAAGACTACGCTCAAACAGAAATTAAAACCAACCGAAAAGCTACAAGAACTAGAACTGCGCTGTCAACACAAATCACAAACAGCATCCGAAGTGCCGTGA